accgttttcaaaaatgctgtttcgagaaaaacgcgttcaaagtttcaagtgaggaaattttaggtaaatcgttcacttacggtcaatcagcgatgccaggtccgtacaatatcccttctgcttcttcgaaaagatcgtgctcaatggattgttcagtccgacgagctgtcctcgcctctttgctatccagggacgcctggcggtttgcttggatgatgcgcgcattcttgtacttagcggcgaaatctgcggcgctcggccctatcgtgcatcccatcgtctccaaaatttttaaaattgggtcgtaaccttcattgaaggtgcacacagcacactgcgtagcgatttctactatctgcttgccgtagaatacgtgctttggggctagttgccacacacagtgattgattgattttcaagaatttaacacgccatccgctttttttttgaaaattgagtgcgacaaaaaaaataaatcgcgcgactaatttacggctaattaacggcaaattatgcaatagtccgaattcacattttcgacaattggcgagccaagttcatgtacgtgcaggtaggaacgagacaatagaaataacggtCGCACGggcagctgtagcgctccgttgccttcttccaagaaatgctgtacagtaaccgaaataatctgaatatcggcatgaaaatttcagggaatattcggaagagtgtataatattcgataaagcaaaaaaaaaaaaaaatcgattttttgaaaatttcacactggaaagctcccttaagtAGGTAAATAAGCACGAGCTGGGTCGGAACTGCTGTGACAGCAGATTCCGCGAGCCGGCAGCAAGACACGCTGTGCGTGTGGGCGAGAGGCCAGGAGAACAGGCCGGCCACAGGGACGAGGTGAAGTAATGCGAAAGCGGTTCCGCCTCGTCCTGGGTGATGAGCGGCGGAGGGGTTTTAGCCGGTAAAAATCCGGCACTATCCGATGACATCCACCTGAACAACCGGATGTCTTTTGAAGATTTTCCCTTCGccgctggaaaaaaaaaaaaaaaaaatacgttcgGTTATTAGCTTATATTAACAACAAAGTATCGTATACAGGCCGGGCCAAAAAACGGATCGATTTAAAACGAGAATAAAATCCGAACGCTTtaacagattttcaaaaaaaaatttctacgtgAAACGAAATGAATAAGTCCTTTCCTTCACGATGGAAAATCCGTAAAATCTTCATACCTTGCTGAGGTTCactcttttgaaaaatgggttTTGAAAAAGTCACTCGGAGGATGAAAAGAATTAATACTTAACAAGTTTCATATCCGTGTTAAATTGTGATTCGAAGTTTGATTCTGACATTTTAGCAATTCGAGAGTCTTTTCACGTGATATGGAGCATTTATTCGTGGTGAAAGTTTCTGTTTTCACGCCATAATCAAGAAAGTTCACTATCAAAAAAGTCGGTTGCAAATGATGTCGTGGACTCAACTAAAATTGATAAGCGTCAGGCGGATGATCTGATCACTTCGGCCAACAATTATAATCAGAATTCATCTCAGCAAGGAATGAAGATTTTGCAGATTTTCGAACGCGAAATGAAAGCTTCAACCTTCTAattataagaagaaaaaaaacgttctcAAGTATCGGTTGACGAGTTCGAATTGTATTCACATTGTAAACTGATCCGGTTTACTTGGCACATCGTGAACAGTAGTTTTACTATTCGTAATTTGAAAGAGCTAATCCGTAAATTATGTTGATGTATGTTTCGAAGGAAACAACGCACCTACCGATTATTTGTTCCACAAATTATGTATTTCTTATGTATAAATTCCGAACtctaatattttattcacactGACAAGATGTCTAGTTCAggtatactatatatataaaattcgGATTACTACCTAGCAAGTCTTCATTTTGAAGTCATAATTACAAGTCATCATCAAGATCCTTCATGGTTTCGCAATAGAAAAAACTTGTTTAATAAAACTATCAAAGTAAATAGTCTCTTGATTAgagaatccaaaaaaaaatatctacgaAATTAACGTATTCAATGTTACGAGTTACATCATAGTAACAATTGTATATTCTGTAATATCATGCACAACAAGGAGTATAAAACAGAGTTCGCGGAATATCGTCACAGTCCCAAGTGCAGACTGACTTCGAACGGTtggttataaaaaatatacgatacAACAGCATTCGCGATGGAGCGTTTGACACTAGTCACCCAAAGTGTAGTTATTGCCTGCCTCATTTTCTACGCTGTGTCGAAAATTATAGTGAACCTTGCGAAAAGGCGATCGTTTGACAATCATTGTTCAAAGTTTGAGGGACCGCCACGGCTGCCCATTATCGGCAATGCGTATCTCTTTATCGGGAGTGCCGAAGGTAATTTTTACGGGGTTCCCACAATTCTTATCAAGTTGTTACGGCATAGAGGGAAGGTATTCGCGAGCGGCTGTCAATACGTTTCTATATCCAGCTGAGATTTTGCTGAGGTGACCTTTGAGTCCGATCCGGTCGCTGCTCTCGAGTCAGGGAATGGAATGAAGAATTGCCGCGAGGAAGATGTATTGGAATGTATAATGATTCGTTGGAATGGTAACGAGTGTAAATGTCTAGAGGATGTAGATCTTATTGTTGGTTCATATTAGTGCTGGAATTTATAATTAGAGAATGATTTAGGAGTTGGTTTGTTGAGATTTGGAATTGTAAGTCGGAATAGAAGTTCATGGTTTGGATGTTGGACGTGAAGTTGATCTCTGTTGTTTGAAGGATGGAACGAACGTTAACTTGTTGGAAATGGATTGAAAGTATTCTCGATTCAAATCAAAATACATGTCTTCtcgatgaaaaatggaaatggcGAGTTAGACGCAAAGAATGTGAACGCAGGGAACTTGCGGGAATTCCGAATAGTGGGAACCAAACATAGCTGGCTAACGGCGATAGCGAGTGATGTGAGCTGGATAGACTAAGAGGACAAAAAGGGACTTTAAGGTTACTATAAATAATGTGGGAGAGTTAGGGAATAAAAGCAATTGATAATGAGTGAAAATCTAAAGGATTTTCGTGAACTTTCAACGGgttttgccaatttttatgggagtttatttttttttctttgtcccAAATTACGGTTTACCTGGAATTTTAATGGTGTGAGTAGAATTTTCCAAGAGGATTTCTATggaaatgtatataatttgtGAGACTGAGTGGAGGTAGTGACACAAAGCACGTAAATTCCCAACAGCCAATTTCATGATAAATTTCGTATGTCACGTGATTCCAGCTATTATGAACAGTTTCCTCCGATTGGATAAAACGTATCCTGATTGTTATCAGTTATCCATTGGGAACCGTCCAGTTTTCGTAACAAGAGATCCTAAACAATTGAAGGTGAGTGTTAACCTCCGATGATACGAATCGAACCCGTTTAACATTTTGATTATCTcgagattttttgtttcaggtaaTATTTCTAAGTCCCAAAACCATTGATAGAGCCAGTCTGCTTGACTTCGCACAGCCGTTGTTCGGTTCAGGAATACTTTTAGCTACTGGTGAGACATCGATGTTAGCCTTTAATTCATACAGTTGTATCACAAGGATTTTATCTCACAATTCATATACGACGGTGGGTGAGAATAATTGGAAATGGCTTCATTTCGATTTCTAATAACGTGGAATAAAACGTCATCGTCCAGTAAATTCTTCAGGATTTCACGATACTGGAAGACGACATCGAGACTCGCGATTTATCTGCTTACTTACGCAAAAATTTCAGCAATTACTTTACGTCTATACTATCCATATATAACATAAAGTTAGACTAGTTGATAATAAATTGACTATTCAGTAATATACATGTACTACTAATAAGTTTTTTGATTCCGGTATGGTCCTTAAAACTGCatatcttgtttttttctacataCAACTTTAAGAGTCCGGGAGGCACCCttgatttcaccctttttaACGATATCCTAAttgtctgatttttttcttttgtctaaATGAAAGgcatcagaattttttttccaaaattttagTTCCAATATTTAATTGCAAAACGTCAATAATTAACCCGAAACTACCGACGATAGGGCGTGCGAAAATAAGTTGCAAAAAAGTTCACTGGCTACCGGACTATAAGCCTCCAAAACAGCCGGcaattcaaaaaaaagttacaactGTTATGAATCTGACATCGTGAAGTCAGTCTAGATTTAGTTAGCAGCAGGTTCTTCACGATTGCTCGAAATGTCCACTATTTCTTCGTATCTCTAGTATGTATGAACAATAAAGCCTATCACTAACGTGAAATGAAATCATAGCAAACACCCTCTTAATTAATTCCGTGACTCTGACTTCGACgacgaaaaattatcatacGAGCATCGCGAAATCATATTTTCGTTTCAGGATCGAAATGGCACGCGCGTCGGAAGCTGATCGAGCCGGCCTTTAATTCCATCGTTCTAAACTCCTTCGTTGATTCATTTGCCTCACAATCAGGAATTATGGTCGAGCGAATGGAGCGCCACTTGAACGGAGCGGAATTCAGAGTACAGAAATATTTGGCACCGTGTATGCTGGACATCTTATGTGGTCTGTTATCAAGGGACAATCGGTATTTGACGTACtcaattctttttccaaaactatcatttcatttattttcaccatAGGAACTACTATGGGTGTGAAATTGGAAATACAGACAAGCGATAATTGCCACTACGCAAAGACAATGGAAAAGTGAGTTGATCTAAATTCTGGTaagcttacttttttttatgaagtTATAGTTTCTAATATAAAATAGTCCGTTATTAGATGTGCTTTGTTAGAAAAAATACGTCTTCGCCACTGAAACTGGTCTGTAACGAATCTTTTGGAAATTTCTCATCAAGCTTTCCGTCGAAATATCTCTTGCACAACATTTATTGTTgtcgaaaaaatgtttcgattatattttattatagcGTCCTAGACTACGAATCGTTTTATCGCGTCCAAGATGCATCACTTTTCAcctgtaatattattattatttcggtTGTTCCGAGCTCAAGGCCAGTGATGGTATATCTTTCCTTAAACGAATGACTCATAACTCATGCGATTAAATTGACATTTTGCAGGGTGGTGGATAGTATTTGCAAAAGAGTTCTGAGACCCTGGTTGCATCCAGACTTTATTTTCTACCGTACGAAACTTGGCAGAGATCACCGAAAGCAAATCCAACTTTTGCACGAGTTTGTTGAAAACGTGAGTATGCATATGAAGCATCAAAATGCAATGACCGACATGATGGTTCGCAAGAATAAACACAAAAGAAGCTGCTGACTTTGATCACGGTCTTTACTCTGCTTAAGGTGATACGGATCAAGAAAAAACAGATCCAAGAACTTCGCAGTCGGGTAGGATCAGCCGATCATGAACAGGATAAATGTGAGTACCTTATATAACGTTAGCACAGATTGTTCCCAAAATTCTGTGGAACGTAAATTGACTATTCTTCATTACCGGTCACTGATAGAAAATCTATCCGCTTGTGTACAGCCAATCAAGCGGAAGAAAACGCGTTTTTAAATCGTATGTTGAACCTTTCAAGTGACAACGAAGAACTTACAGATGAAGAGCTTCGTGGCGAAGTCCATGGTATAGTGATGCCCGTACGTATTCGTTTAAATTATTGCGTATAGCACCGTAAATCACAAGGAAATAGTTTTTGGAACGAAAACCTGGATATTGGTCGACTTTTACTATTTGTACAGATTATCGAACAATTTGAGATCCCATATCAGTCATGGAACTTCATGACCACTGCAGTCCAAGCACGATATGTGCGAGGGAACGGATAACTTTCATTCTGTGATATTTTGTAGTACCTACatcgataaatattgaaaacgtTCTTTTTCACACGCACCGATTCGGCGGTTAAACGAGGAAGAACCACCCCTGAAGGTTACCCACGAAAAAAATAAGGGATTACATTATTGAGAGTGAAAAACTGTGTTTACCATTGGCCATTGATAACGAACCATGTACCTACAATTGGTTTTATCAAAAACATCCTCATCATTATCGATAAATCCTGTGTTGTATGTGTTTAAATTCCTCGTATGGTACACTCGGATGTAGATATGTGTCTGGCGCTTACAGTGCAGAGGGAAATTTGCTGTCATGTCGAGTCGGTTATCGTTCGCGCTAAAGGTTACATTAAATCGGATGCTTGTACACCCCGTATTTAATTTCTCTGTCATTTTCCACACGCGCCTCTATCCTCGTTTAACAACATCCTGAAAAACCGGTTTTTGGGAGTCAACTTTAGCGGTGGTTTTCACCGCTCACTCGGGGAATCGACACGCACTAAAAATTGCTTGttttgtgtatttttaatGCATTATCACATGTCTTAGAGTGAAGAAAAACGTCGAAGGACGTTGCGGCCACTTTCCTTCTGTGTTCTTTCAAGTCTTTTCTTGTTCAGGGAAGTGATGCGCCGGCCAATGCTCTTTCTTTCGCAATGTTGATGCTGGCATCTCATCCAATTGTGCAGGTCCGTAAATGATCCTAATTGACCTCAGGCTGTGGCTCAGATTTCCTGAGAACAATCATTGTCATTGGTGAATAACTCGCTTTCAACATCGTTGCAGGATAAAGTTTACGAGGAACTTTGGGGAATTTACGGAGACAATGATAACGGAGATCAACTCGTCACTCCGAAACACCTGACGAGGATGACTTACCTGGAACGAGTGATCAAAGAAAGTCTGCGGATGTTTCCaggctcgccatttctctttcGAGAAGTGACTGACGACTTGGATATAGGTTTGTAGACATTGTAAATTCACTTGGTGAGACTTCCTCGAACTTCTGTTCAGGAGACAGTTGGTCTCAATTCTGTAGCATATCGGATCACAGTACCCAACATGCATACGAAGTCACTCACTGAGCGATTAATTACTAATGTTGAAGGTGATCGCGTTTTACCAAAAGGAAGTTCCGTCGCTCTTAACATTCTAGGGCTACATAGAAGTGAAAAATACTGGTCTGACCCTCTGAAATTTGATCCGGACAGATTTCTCCCGGAAAATTTTGCGAAGCAGCACCCGTACTCATATATACCATTCGGCACAGGCCCGAGGAATTGTTTAGGTAAGCCAAATAGGAATATTGAGAATAGTCTTCGACCGATGCATTGATCGTCCTTACGGATTCAAGCTAATCCTTCATGTGATGTTAATAATTACGAAGGGTGATGAGTAACTTAAATTGTGAtgagattcatttttattacggttatttatttatttcattcgttacgaGAAATCTTAACAATTTATCTTGAGATAAATTGGTGATTTGTTTAAGATGTTTCCTTTTGAGTTTTGTGAATTTGTGAAATCTTTAGCTGGTTAAATCCTGGACCTGATCCATGAACTTTTACAACAGAGGTGGAACGacttaaattgaataatgaattcaaataaacttttccaatGCACTTGATGATACCAGAGATATGATATTCAtaaataactttatttattattcacaaaaCGTCTCAATTTCTCCAATATCTTTTACCGAATGCCTTCTCCTCCCTTTTCGCAACAATCCCGTGTAAAGAGCGTTTTTAAACAAGCTTGAACTTATTTTCTATCAATCAAACATTTACAAATAACTCTAAATTACCTTAGAACTAATTTACAAACTATAAACCAATGAACAAGCCTTTCCTACACAAACTGAGGCACGGTAATCAATATATCGAATAATATGCATTAGACATGATAAAAAGTAAGCGTATGTTTGCACTTTTTGAGTGAAAAACTCGCACAGACCATCCATCGTGAATACTAATGTATGCGCGCATGATGGTTTTGTGCCATGACTCAGAAATAGCGCTCAAATACTAACGCGGTCCAATAAGTTTGTTCCAATTCCAGGTTCGAGATATGCCATGATGTTGATGAAAACATCTCTCGCGATGATTCTACGACAGTATGTATTGAAGAAGGATCGAATTTTACCTGCTGAAAATATACGACTGAAAATGGAAATGTTGCTGAGACCTGCCGAACCAATAACAATAAGAATTGAGAAACGGACGCAAGTCTCACCAAGTTTTGTCGacctttgaaaattcgaattctGTATTCCGTTACGACTGATGAGATAACTCAAAATCATAACTATTAAACATTTCTTTCGTGACAGTTTATTTCCAGCtatgatacattttttctattgttATGAAATAGCAGTGAAAGCAGTCGAGATTGATATTCGAtcatcaataaaaaataaaaaataaaaaataaaaccatgACGTAGCTGATAAGTGACTAAATCTCACGTCCCGATCTTGTTGTCGAGTTTTCGAATCGGCggatttgattttgtttttcaggtGTCCTCTCAGTTTCTCCGGAGTCTCGACAGCTGGAAAACAAGctctaaaaaattaatattgggACGAAAAGTTCTGCGATTTCCGAAACCAAAACGATGTTGACAAATGTCAGAATTAGTAATCGAAATATCATACCGATGACGAATACTGAGTTTTACTCGTAACAGAAACCATACATATCCGTCGCATAGCTAAAAATTGGATTCCAACATTCGATCATAAACTTTATGGAAGCATTCTAACCAAAAAAGGTGTTTTGATAATCACATGAATGTCAAGACATAATTCACATTGCTGTGCTGTTGATAATCTCGGTAATCTATCAATGTACAAAAGTCATATCATATGAATGATTTCAACGGTACTAAAATATAACGCGCCACTTTAAGGTGTGTTCACTTACTTCAAAAAGAAGCTGCTGAAGAGTCCAGAATACTTGATAAAATCCTAATTGTAAGATAAAACTAACAGAAGGAAGCATGGCGCAACTATAgctgaaataaacaaaagataGGGATTTCTCTGTACGTAACCATAATTTACCCAAGTGTTGCTTCATAGCATCCATACCTATCCATTTAAACCTGTTTTCCTCAACTACAGACCACTCTTGATAACAGGACTTCTTGATGAACTGGGCAGCTCGCTCTCCGATCATCATAAATGGTGCTGCAGTGCTACTTGCAGATAACTGACTAGGTAGAAAGATTCGTGATCGTCTCGACAAACGACCAGATATGTCAATGTATGAATTTTGGAAGTTGTCAAGGAGAGTAATTAGATGAATTGCATAAACTCGTCAATAACTTGCTACTGGATATTTTCTAGGTCCTGGATTCTTGACTCAATGTCTAACATAAATTCTCAAGTTTTCCATTCTTGTCCACCATATTGTATCTATCTTTCTGAATTGCAAGATGCCATACCGAAACTTGAAATCGAAGTGCCTAGAATCAACTGCTAGGCAAACGAGCATGCGTCAAGGGGTGTATTTGTCAAGGTCAGATCGTCGACTTTCATGGCCTCAACTTCGGGGAGCTTGATGGCATATTTGATGGCCGTGACGACTCCATCAACATCATTGTGGTCGCTTGAGTAATTACCCCATATAATAGGACTGTCAAAAGGATCGTTTGAGGCCAGACTGAATCTCCTTGGAACACAAAATCAATGTTACAACATACGTCCTTACGGAATAGAATAACAAAGTTAGAGATACGAATTTACCTCCAATGTTGAGGGTCAAACACGAAATCTTGAGGGCTTAATCTTAAAGAACATTTGAATGTAACCAATAATCTCGAGAGTTGTCTTTAAAGTTGAAAGTTCGTCTCGGAAAACGGTTAAGTATGACCATTAAAGCCAGAGAAATAATAAGGGTAGGCCTCAAAAACAGATGAACTTAACCATTAGAGTAAAATGTTATCCGCAAGGACAAAACTCTGCTCGAAATGTTACGCTGCCGAGTCGCCATGCTCTCGATGCGTTTCCCCGAATTATCAATGTCGTCAATCTCACCGGGCGCGCATTTCGCAAGGTACCCAGTCCCAAAGAGATGGATGCCCAGTGATTTGGAAGTCAACAAGTTCGAAGGAAACATGCTCACCACCTGAGATATTCCGGTGCTTGCTTGACACCCTGTCTGAAAAGCGAGATACTCCGTGGCAGCAGCCCAatagttttcaaaatcacggTTACGAAGGTTTTCCCCGACGCCAGGAAGGTTCTTGACCACCTCGATGCCGAGTGACTCCAAGTGCAGATAGGTATAATTTTGTACATGATAATTCTCTGGTATTTCAGCGATT
The Neodiprion fabricii isolate iyNeoFabr1 chromosome 5, iyNeoFabr1.1, whole genome shotgun sequence genome window above contains:
- the LOC124182405 gene encoding cytochrome P450 4C1-like; translated protein: MERLTLVTQSVVIACLIFYAVSKIIVNLAKRRSFDNHCSKFEGPPRLPIIGNAYLFIGSAEAIMNSFLRLDKTYPDCYQLSIGNRPVFVTRDPKQLKVIFLSPKTIDRASLLDFAQPLFGSGILLATGSKWHARRKLIEPAFNSIVLNSFVDSFASQSGIMVERMERHLNGAEFRVQKYLAPCMLDILCGTTMGVKLEIQTSDNCHYAKTMEKVVDSICKRVLRPWLHPDFIFYRTKLGRDHRKQIQLLHEFVENVIRIKKKQIQELRSRVGSADHEQDKSNQAEENAFLNRMLNLSSDNEELTDEELRGEVHGIVMPGSDAPANALSFAMLMLASHPIVQDKVYEELWGIYGDNDNGDQLVTPKHLTRMTYLERVIKESLRMFPGSPFLFREVTDDLDIGDRVLPKGSSVALNILGLHRSEKYWSDPLKFDPDRFLPENFAKQHPYSYIPFGTGPRNCLGSRYAMMLMKTSLAMILRQYVLKKDRILPAENIRLKMEMLLRPAEPITIRIEKRTQVSPSFVDL